A section of the Paenibacillus odorifer genome encodes:
- a CDS encoding assimilatory sulfite reductase (NADPH) flavoprotein subunit, translated as MQLQVTNSPFNESQVELLNRLLPSLTETQQIWLSGYLSAMGLTTAPSAGAGVQAVQSNTIGNAEGSAVSQPVASREVTVLFGSQTGNCQRLAGSLSRKLEEQGFQVTITAMNSFKPNALKKVENLLLLVSTHGEGEPPDNARMFHEFLYSKRAPQLENLKFSVLALGDTSYEFFCQTGKDFDQRLEELGGKRLSPRVDCDLDYDDSVTEWFEGVIGALNAHLNAPAIAAKAVQAAEDTDSQEPLYTRNNPFKAEVLENLNLNGRGSDRETRHLELSLEGSNIQFEPGDALGVYPENHPELVDAIIHTMGWNPNDIVPFNKKGEEGSLREALLHHYEITVLTKPLLEQAAKLSSSNKLKDLLAPERAQQLKEYIQGRDLLDLVQDFSPWEGSASNFVTILRKLPARLYSIASSYKANPDEVHLTVRAVRYEAHGRERYGVCSVHCAERVQPGDTLPIYIQHNPNFKLPTNPDAPIIMIGPGTGVAPFRSFLEERGELGAEGKSWLFYGDRHFVTDFLYQTDWQRMLKDGLLTKLDVAFSRDTEEKVYVQHRILEKSREVYEWLQAGAHIYICGDEKHMAHDVHSALITVIQHEGGLSPEEAAAYLDNMQQAQRYQRDVY; from the coding sequence TTGCAACTACAGGTAACGAACAGTCCTTTTAACGAGAGCCAAGTCGAGCTACTCAATCGTCTTCTACCATCCTTAACGGAGACACAGCAAATATGGCTTAGCGGTTATTTGTCGGCCATGGGCCTTACTACTGCACCATCGGCAGGTGCCGGGGTTCAAGCAGTGCAATCAAATACGATAGGAAATGCGGAAGGTAGTGCCGTTAGTCAACCTGTAGCTTCACGTGAAGTGACCGTGTTGTTTGGGTCCCAGACAGGGAATTGCCAACGGCTGGCTGGGAGCTTGTCCCGCAAGCTGGAGGAGCAAGGATTTCAGGTCACGATCACTGCGATGAACAGCTTTAAGCCCAATGCACTTAAGAAGGTTGAGAACCTCCTATTGCTGGTCAGTACTCACGGTGAAGGCGAGCCGCCAGATAATGCACGGATGTTCCATGAATTTCTCTATAGCAAAAGAGCCCCTCAATTAGAGAATCTGAAGTTCTCAGTGTTGGCACTGGGGGATACCTCTTACGAATTCTTTTGTCAGACCGGCAAAGACTTCGATCAGCGGCTTGAGGAACTTGGCGGCAAGCGGTTAAGTCCGCGTGTGGATTGTGATCTTGATTATGATGATTCGGTTACCGAATGGTTTGAAGGCGTGATTGGTGCCTTAAATGCACATTTAAATGCTCCGGCCATTGCGGCAAAAGCGGTTCAAGCTGCGGAAGACACAGATTCTCAGGAGCCTTTGTATACCCGCAACAATCCTTTTAAAGCGGAAGTATTAGAAAATCTAAATCTGAACGGACGCGGTTCCGACCGGGAGACCCGCCATTTGGAGCTATCACTAGAAGGCTCTAACATACAATTTGAGCCAGGGGATGCGCTGGGTGTCTACCCGGAGAATCATCCTGAATTGGTAGACGCTATTATTCATACTATGGGCTGGAATCCTAATGATATTGTTCCATTTAATAAAAAAGGGGAAGAAGGTTCCTTACGTGAGGCACTTCTTCACCACTATGAAATCACTGTATTAACCAAACCGTTGCTTGAGCAAGCGGCGAAGTTATCTTCTTCTAACAAACTAAAGGATTTATTGGCGCCAGAACGTGCGCAACAGCTTAAGGAATATATTCAAGGCCGCGATCTGCTCGATTTGGTTCAGGACTTCTCTCCATGGGAAGGCTCAGCCAGTAACTTTGTGACTATTTTGCGCAAGCTTCCAGCACGACTCTATTCAATTGCTAGCAGCTATAAAGCTAATCCAGATGAGGTTCATTTAACGGTTAGAGCTGTACGTTATGAGGCACATGGCCGTGAGCGTTATGGGGTCTGCTCGGTACATTGTGCTGAAAGAGTCCAGCCGGGAGATACGTTGCCCATCTACATTCAACATAATCCTAACTTTAAGCTTCCAACAAATCCTGATGCGCCGATCATTATGATTGGACCGGGGACAGGCGTTGCACCCTTCCGCTCTTTCTTGGAGGAACGTGGCGAGCTTGGGGCGGAAGGTAAATCATGGCTGTTCTACGGAGATCGGCATTTCGTGACGGACTTCCTCTATCAGACAGACTGGCAGAGAATGCTAAAAGACGGCTTGTTAACTAAGCTGGATGTTGCTTTCTCCCGTGATACCGAAGAGAAAGTATATGTTCAGCATCGCATTCTGGAAAAGAGCCGCGAGGTCTACGAATGGCTGCAAGCGGGAGCTCATATTTACATTTGCGGTGACGAGAAGCATATGGCACATGATGTTCATTCTGCTCTGATTACTGTCATCCAGCATGAGGGTGGGCTGAGTCCTGAAGAAGCAGCAGCTTATTTGGATAATATGCAGCAGGCGCAGCGCTACCAACGTGATGTTTACTAA
- a CDS encoding ATP-binding protein yields MTKGSSSNHSIKNRYFRIIALVFSLIIIMGSVFLFFINNEQNKLSRDREVLQNKADTINELATALNEVFFRARGFSALKSANELDLLNLGLVNFDKILDTYSNLNLSPEEALFRDGLKAFYVQYKTKVLPEAIRFVEADDYVSLRALSADGNTKSVNDFLMYTKEYKQRSDAALNTMAMDYIKRANEFTFIAFFFSTIILLIFTFMIWRILKNLIDPILKLEGATHSLAAGEEILLGKLKNQDEIGRLYDAFLNMARSIQDKEEELMMQNEELHAQQDELQDQQYRLQRSLSEIESMMKALDQSSAVGILTAKGVFTYANDNLSGYTRYKKSEIIGYTYKLFELYNISDEGYQKIFNKLNTGGVWNNELQILAKDGLPIWLQLTIVPYLNEEGVIYQYILIANDITSMKSVQQELAETLKNTEQTKMMLELNNQLNHDITYTLDKHEFADKFIEFMHRLYAFDSSFFLLVKDNIAAVKGIPQENVERYLDHENNEMLYRLQAEKTYLIKRLATQPEQGISASEVYVYDFYTTVVNAEDEILAVFCGSRIGHSFSKEEINEVQGMMNRVALAIERLFMYEEIEHGRKLNRDIVNNVNEGIQFVNTEGMLLQMNKALSNIFNYEWTEGTLIPRQKWMDYFIEHSNENHELRMFFEKAIAEDALESSSMQYSIGTESMKHIDVYAIPVFRRELRIGTLFVYRDITREYELDLMKSDLVSTVSHELRTPLSSVLGFTELLLSKTMKPEKQLKYLETIHKEAKRLTELINDFLDLQRMESGKQQYITEHLNLSEIVLGVIDQYKLSSTHHVLLVDEALNADVDVDKDKIVQVLTNLLSNAIKFSPDNNEVKVLLHNESDRIIVRIQDNGLGIPKDQIGQLFQKFRRVDNSASKRIGGTGLGLAICKEIIEKQKGNIGIDSVEGEGTTVWFCLPILHAEASRQQDELNKWSTDKELKPNVMIVEDDYSLSLLLSEELKGKGFRVTHHYHPQQAFDQALKTPFVAIVVDLMLGEELDGWDLIRMLKEDPRTENIPIVISSALDQSDKNQLNDVIQKYLTKPYPPGELSNTLEEIVKIKTGIGEVLFPESKQKL; encoded by the coding sequence GTGACAAAGGGAAGCAGCTCTAATCACAGTATTAAAAATAGATATTTTCGTATCATTGCCTTGGTTTTTTCGTTAATCATTATTATGGGATCTGTATTTTTATTTTTCATAAATAATGAGCAGAACAAATTAAGTAGAGACCGTGAAGTTCTGCAGAATAAGGCGGACACGATTAACGAATTGGCGACTGCATTAAATGAGGTTTTTTTCCGAGCGAGGGGATTCAGCGCACTTAAGAGTGCCAATGAATTAGATCTCCTAAACCTAGGACTTGTTAACTTTGATAAGATTCTGGATACCTATTCTAATCTCAATTTATCTCCGGAAGAAGCCTTGTTTAGAGATGGTTTGAAAGCATTTTATGTTCAGTACAAAACTAAAGTTTTACCTGAAGCGATTCGGTTTGTCGAGGCAGACGATTATGTGTCTTTGAGAGCTCTATCCGCAGATGGCAACACGAAATCAGTGAATGATTTTTTAATGTATACAAAAGAGTACAAGCAACGATCCGATGCCGCATTAAATACTATGGCTATGGATTACATCAAACGTGCCAATGAATTTACCTTTATCGCATTCTTTTTCAGCACGATTATTCTGCTAATCTTCACCTTTATGATCTGGCGGATTCTGAAGAACCTTATAGATCCTATTCTGAAGCTGGAAGGGGCAACCCATTCCCTGGCTGCAGGAGAAGAAATTCTTCTGGGCAAGCTTAAGAATCAAGATGAAATTGGCCGACTTTATGATGCTTTTCTTAATATGGCTAGAAGTATTCAAGATAAAGAAGAAGAATTAATGATGCAGAATGAAGAGCTGCATGCGCAGCAGGATGAACTTCAGGATCAGCAATATAGGCTGCAACGCTCGCTTAGTGAAATTGAAAGTATGATGAAAGCTTTGGATCAATCGTCTGCGGTCGGGATCCTTACTGCTAAAGGTGTCTTTACCTACGCGAATGATAATTTAAGTGGATATACCCGCTATAAAAAGTCTGAGATTATCGGTTACACCTATAAGTTATTTGAACTTTATAATATCTCTGACGAGGGTTATCAGAAAATCTTTAACAAATTAAATACAGGCGGAGTGTGGAACAATGAGCTGCAGATTCTAGCCAAAGACGGATTGCCCATCTGGCTGCAACTAACGATTGTGCCGTACCTGAATGAAGAGGGTGTGATTTATCAATACATCCTTATTGCGAACGATATCACCTCAATGAAGAGCGTACAGCAGGAGCTAGCCGAAACGTTAAAAAATACAGAACAGACCAAGATGATGCTTGAGCTTAATAATCAGCTGAATCATGATATTACTTATACCTTGGATAAGCATGAATTTGCTGATAAGTTTATTGAGTTTATGCATCGCTTGTATGCCTTTGATTCGAGTTTCTTCCTGCTTGTGAAAGATAATATCGCAGCTGTGAAAGGCATTCCGCAGGAGAATGTGGAGCGTTATCTTGATCATGAGAACAATGAGATGTTATATCGCTTGCAAGCGGAAAAAACGTACCTAATCAAGCGTTTGGCCACACAACCAGAGCAAGGGATTTCTGCGAGTGAGGTCTATGTTTACGACTTCTACACTACTGTTGTGAACGCAGAGGATGAGATTCTTGCAGTGTTCTGTGGCAGCCGGATTGGTCATTCCTTTAGCAAAGAAGAGATTAATGAGGTTCAGGGGATGATGAACCGCGTAGCGCTGGCGATTGAACGTTTATTCATGTATGAAGAGATTGAACATGGACGAAAGCTGAATCGGGACATCGTAAATAATGTGAACGAGGGCATACAATTTGTGAATACAGAAGGTATGCTCCTGCAGATGAATAAAGCGTTGAGCAACATTTTTAATTATGAGTGGACAGAAGGAACTTTGATTCCCCGACAGAAATGGATGGATTATTTCATCGAGCACTCGAATGAGAACCATGAACTTCGGATGTTTTTTGAAAAAGCGATTGCTGAGGATGCTCTGGAATCCAGCAGCATGCAATACTCCATTGGAACTGAATCGATGAAGCATATTGATGTGTATGCGATCCCTGTATTCCGTCGCGAGCTGCGTATTGGTACATTGTTTGTCTACAGAGATATCACTAGAGAATATGAGCTGGACCTTATGAAATCTGATCTTGTCAGTACGGTAAGTCATGAGCTAAGAACACCGCTATCGAGTGTGCTTGGTTTCACAGAACTGCTATTGTCTAAGACCATGAAGCCTGAGAAGCAGCTTAAATATCTGGAGACGATTCATAAAGAAGCTAAACGACTGACGGAGCTCATAAATGATTTTCTTGATTTGCAGAGAATGGAGTCAGGTAAGCAGCAATATATCACGGAGCATTTGAATCTCAGTGAAATTGTATTAGGCGTAATTGATCAATATAAACTGAGCAGTACCCATCATGTGCTCCTAGTGGATGAGGCTTTGAATGCGGATGTTGATGTGGACAAGGATAAGATTGTCCAAGTTCTGACGAATCTGTTAAGTAATGCGATTAAGTTCTCGCCTGATAACAATGAAGTTAAAGTACTGCTGCATAACGAGTCGGATAGGATTATTGTACGTATCCAGGATAATGGTCTTGGCATTCCTAAGGATCAAATAGGACAGCTATTCCAAAAATTCAGAAGAGTGGATAATAGCGCCTCTAAAAGAATTGGAGGAACAGGACTTGGACTTGCTATCTGTAAGGAGATCATTGAGAAGCAAAAGGGAAATATCGGTATAGATTCCGTAGAAGGAGAAGGCACTACCGTCTGGTTTTGCCTCCCTATCCTCCATGCGGAAGCGAGCCGGCAACAGGATGAGCTTAATAAATGGAGCACCGATAAAGAGCTCAAGCCTAATGTAATGATCGTTGAAGATGATTACAGTCTTTCGTTGCTTTTATCAGAAGAGCTTAAAGGGAAGGGCTTCCGTGTTACCCATCATTACCATCCACAGCAAGCTTTTGATCAGGCCTTGAAAACACCATTTGTGGCGATAGTGGTAGATTTGATGTTGGGTGAAGAGCTGGATGGCTGGGATTTGATCCGAATGCTTAAAGAAGATCCAAGAACTGAAAATATCCCTATCGTTATTTCTTCTGCTCTGGATCAATCGGATAAGAATCAATTAAACGATGTAATTCAAAAATATTTAACTAAACCTTATCCGCCCGGCGAGCTATCGAATACGCTTGAGGAGATAGTGAAGATTAAGACGGGGATCGGCGAGGTGTTATTTCCCGAAAGTAAGCAAAAATTATAG
- a CDS encoding response regulator, with the protein MQKVMVVDDEEVLRMLIVDTLEDLEDVEIHTAENGLEALSKLSQDHYDLVILDYMMPEMTGIEVLGQLDDEKKKATAILMLTAKAQDVDRLRAVDAGARYFMPKPFSPMELLQIVEGILSDKGKQL; encoded by the coding sequence ATGCAAAAGGTAATGGTAGTGGATGATGAAGAAGTATTACGAATGTTAATTGTAGACACCTTAGAAGATTTGGAAGACGTGGAGATCCATACTGCCGAGAACGGATTAGAGGCGCTTTCAAAATTGTCACAGGATCATTATGATTTGGTGATATTGGATTATATGATGCCTGAAATGACAGGGATTGAAGTCCTAGGCCAACTGGATGATGAGAAAAAGAAGGCTACAGCTATTTTAATGTTAACAGCCAAAGCCCAAGATGTAGATCGTCTTCGAGCGGTAGATGCAGGCGCACGTTATTTTATGCCAAAACCTTTTAGTCCGATGGAACTCTTGCAGATTGTGGAGGGGATCCTAAGTGACAAAGGGAAGCAGCTCTAA
- a CDS encoding diguanylate cyclase: MTTQKYKDMVEQRTKMTLQEWTEQAEVKEKDIYRFLHNLKGTAGTVGLPDVEQFAEDTLPYFMESSLKSWSVEEWGDYLYPLIPLFNVHSLAASSSVKALDKKGPAETLTQNDILLIDDDVELVAYLKESLEKQNYYVSIALSAERGLKIFYETKPDLILLDILLPDKSGIEVLNQIIGKAKKERIPIIIISGEYSKATQMHAYSLGVMDFLPKPVDIDLFLVLIKNRFQLKREWQESIIVDDLTGAFNRKHFNQVMKQLIGDFKRTNRVFSLALIDLDYFKNVNDTYGHLIGDEVLQGFSELVKNSIRLEDTFCRYGGEEFAVFLPNTDAESAMLVIQRIQERFAATDFFAKNEIFHVTISSGISEVTDAENIADKLIEEADQALYASKHAGRNQTTLYSDHLSTTKKHSVLNVIVVDDDTLIRRIVTSQFAIWEPDNIAEVKVSSYANGLDFLQSDWYAVDEKYIILLDGVMPDLDGVEVLERIRKTYPEVNILVIMLTGRNNQADIVHALQMGADDYVVKPVHMPELLSRIERLAHRFLF, from the coding sequence ATGACTACACAAAAATATAAAGACATGGTTGAGCAAAGAACGAAGATGACCCTCCAGGAATGGACGGAACAGGCGGAAGTGAAGGAAAAGGACATTTATCGTTTTTTGCATAATTTAAAAGGCACTGCTGGAACTGTCGGATTACCAGATGTCGAACAATTTGCCGAGGATACGCTGCCCTATTTCATGGAAAGCAGTCTTAAGAGTTGGTCGGTTGAGGAATGGGGGGATTATTTATATCCACTGATTCCATTGTTTAATGTCCATTCATTGGCAGCTTCAAGCTCTGTTAAAGCATTGGATAAAAAGGGACCTGCTGAGACGCTCACGCAGAATGATATTCTTCTTATCGACGACGATGTAGAGTTAGTTGCTTATCTGAAAGAGTCATTGGAGAAGCAGAATTACTATGTAAGCATAGCCTTATCTGCTGAACGGGGACTCAAAATCTTTTATGAAACGAAACCAGATCTCATTCTGCTGGATATTCTTTTACCGGATAAAAGTGGGATTGAGGTGTTGAACCAAATTATCGGCAAGGCTAAAAAAGAACGAATTCCCATTATCATTATAAGTGGGGAGTACTCCAAAGCGACGCAAATGCATGCGTATTCGCTGGGGGTGATGGATTTTTTACCGAAGCCTGTAGATATTGATTTATTTCTGGTATTGATCAAAAATCGCTTTCAGCTTAAGAGAGAATGGCAGGAGTCCATCATCGTGGATGATTTGACCGGCGCATTCAATCGCAAACACTTTAATCAGGTCATGAAGCAGTTGATTGGTGATTTTAAGCGGACCAACCGCGTATTTTCGTTAGCGCTGATTGATTTGGATTATTTTAAAAACGTTAATGATACATATGGTCACCTAATCGGAGACGAAGTTCTGCAGGGCTTTTCCGAGCTTGTGAAGAATTCCATCCGTCTGGAGGATACCTTTTGCCGTTATGGGGGAGAAGAGTTTGCAGTGTTCTTACCTAACACGGATGCGGAATCTGCAATGTTGGTTATACAGCGTATTCAAGAGCGGTTTGCGGCTACTGACTTTTTTGCGAAAAATGAAATCTTTCATGTGACCATCTCTAGCGGGATTTCTGAGGTAACAGATGCCGAGAATATAGCCGATAAATTGATTGAGGAAGCAGATCAGGCTCTTTATGCCAGTAAGCATGCTGGAAGGAATCAGACAACGCTTTATTCGGACCATTTATCCACTACTAAAAAGCATTCGGTTCTGAATGTGATTGTTGTAGATGATGATACGCTAATTCGTAGAATTGTGACCAGTCAGTTCGCCATTTGGGAGCCGGATAATATTGCTGAGGTGAAGGTTAGCAGCTATGCGAATGGGCTTGATTTCCTGCAATCGGATTGGTATGCCGTGGATGAGAAGTATATTATTTTGCTGGATGGTGTGATGCCTGATCTGGATGGAGTAGAAGTTCTGGAAAGAATCCGCAAAACGTATCCGGAAGTAAATATATTAGTGATCATGCTGACGGGAAGAAATAATCAGGCGGATATTGTACATGCCCTGCAGATGGGTGCCGATGATTATGTAGTGAAACCGGTTCATATGCCTGAGTTATTGTCGAGAATAGAGCGGTTGGCTCATAGATTTTTGTTCTAA
- a CDS encoding ACT domain-containing protein codes for MKGIITVLGKDKVGIIAKVCTYLAEHNLNILDISQTIVQDYFNMMMIVDISSSTKAFENIVEELHLLGESIGVEIKLQHEDIFNIMHRI; via the coding sequence ATGAAGGGAATTATTACTGTATTGGGAAAAGATAAAGTAGGGATTATTGCTAAAGTATGTACATATCTAGCCGAACACAATTTGAACATTCTGGATATTTCGCAGACGATCGTTCAGGATTATTTTAACATGATGATGATTGTAGACATTTCTAGCTCAACTAAAGCTTTTGAGAATATCGTAGAGGAATTACATTTGCTTGGCGAATCGATTGGCGTGGAAATCAAGCTTCAGCATGAGGATATTTTTAATATTATGCACCGAATCTAG
- a CDS encoding PFL family protein translates to MSLVEVQETNKMIREMNLDVRTITMGISLMDCAHTDMRTFNQNVYDKITRSAEKLVKTGEDLERQFGVPIVNKRISVTPIAIAAGAVKTDTYVPVAEILDKAAKEVGVNFIGGFSALVQKGCTKGDRILIDSIPEALAVTERVCSSVNVGSSRSGINMDAVKLMGDIIIQTAERTKDRDSIGCAKLVVFCNAVEDNPFMAGAFHGVGERECVINVGVSGPGVIKRALEEVRGQDFETLCETIKRTAFKVTRVGQLVAQEASKRMNVPFGIIDLSLAPTPEIGDSIAEIFQVMGLEEAGAPGTTAALAILNDNVKKGGVMASSYVGGLSGAFIPVSEDHGMIQAVQRGALTLEKLEAMTCVCSVGLDMIAIPGSTTKETISGIIADEAAIGMVNNKTTAVRVIPVIGKDVGEMVEFGGLLGYAPVMAVNGFNCANFINRGGRIPAPIHSFKN, encoded by the coding sequence ATATCACTAGTGGAAGTACAAGAAACGAATAAGATGATTCGTGAAATGAATCTGGATGTGCGTACCATAACAATGGGGATCAGCCTCATGGATTGTGCCCACACGGATATGCGCACCTTTAATCAAAATGTATATGACAAAATCACCAGATCCGCTGAAAAGCTCGTAAAGACGGGTGAAGATCTGGAAAGACAATTTGGGGTTCCTATCGTTAACAAACGGATTTCTGTCACACCCATCGCTATTGCCGCTGGTGCGGTGAAGACAGATACCTATGTACCTGTTGCTGAAATCCTGGACAAGGCTGCAAAAGAGGTAGGCGTTAACTTTATTGGCGGCTTCTCTGCACTTGTACAAAAAGGTTGCACCAAAGGCGATCGTATTCTGATCGACAGTATTCCTGAAGCATTGGCAGTCACTGAAAGAGTCTGCTCCTCGGTCAATGTCGGTTCCTCCAGAAGTGGAATCAACATGGATGCTGTGAAATTAATGGGCGACATTATTATCCAAACTGCAGAACGCACCAAGGATCGGGATTCCATCGGCTGCGCCAAGCTGGTAGTCTTCTGTAATGCAGTCGAGGACAACCCTTTTATGGCCGGAGCATTTCACGGGGTTGGGGAGCGGGAATGTGTCATCAACGTTGGCGTCAGCGGTCCTGGTGTAATCAAACGTGCGCTTGAAGAGGTTCGAGGGCAGGATTTTGAAACCTTATGTGAAACCATTAAACGGACAGCCTTCAAAGTCACACGTGTCGGTCAGCTAGTTGCTCAAGAGGCTTCCAAACGGATGAATGTTCCTTTTGGGATTATCGATCTATCCTTAGCCCCTACTCCAGAAATCGGAGATTCCATTGCCGAAATCTTTCAAGTCATGGGTCTGGAGGAAGCTGGCGCACCGGGAACAACCGCTGCTCTGGCGATCCTAAATGACAATGTTAAAAAAGGTGGCGTGATGGCCTCCTCCTATGTAGGTGGCCTTAGTGGAGCCTTTATTCCAGTCAGTGAAGATCACGGCATGATTCAAGCCGTTCAGCGGGGTGCCCTTACACTAGAGAAACTGGAAGCTATGACCTGTGTTTGTTCCGTGGGACTGGATATGATAGCTATCCCAGGAAGCACCACCAAGGAGACCATTTCCGGTATCATCGCGGATGAAGCTGCAATTGGCATGGTGAATAACAAAACCACTGCGGTTCGCGTGATTCCAGTAATCGGCAAGGACGTAGGTGAAATGGTCGAATTTGGCGGCCTGCTCGGATATGCACCAGTCATGGCAGTGAACGGCTTCAACTGCGCGAACTTCATTAATCGTGGCGGACGAATCCCAGCTCCAATTCATAGCTTTAAGAATTAA
- a CDS encoding glycosyltransferase family protein translates to MKKTANRLTPERPSSHEVTISQVNPSQHHNLILEMNSYRAEPLQRELKQLRILLLVPTEASDKMPNVRLFKDQLRHLVKEVLAIKFQHNLEEYLAHFQPDLILALGSETLFPEENLPALKTSNVPKAVWMADAACLTPTERNLALLFDYIFTQNIANLIYYQGLWGKHSSYLPYAADTDLYYPRRVEDCYQSDVLILGDFQIDSVLYTLAYSDLLQGLKVMIAGRGWDPPRNFLDITHSKDMSSYYNGAKIVINCTGSMQQIMEVTACGVFQLVEDHPHLHNYRIAEEDLIRFQNFKELSESFKHYFSHSEERRISASRALKELKYNHSYIQQGKLLLRKIFKEP, encoded by the coding sequence ATGAAGAAGACAGCTAATAGGCTCACTCCTGAAAGGCCTTCAAGTCACGAAGTCACCATCAGCCAAGTTAATCCATCGCAACACCATAACCTCATCCTTGAGATGAACTCTTATAGAGCAGAGCCGCTGCAACGGGAACTCAAGCAATTAAGAATATTGCTGCTGGTTCCTACAGAGGCCAGCGATAAAATGCCTAATGTACGACTTTTTAAAGATCAACTAAGGCATTTGGTCAAAGAAGTACTTGCTATTAAATTCCAGCATAATCTGGAGGAATATTTAGCCCATTTTCAACCTGATCTAATATTAGCTCTAGGATCGGAGACTCTATTTCCGGAGGAGAACCTCCCTGCTCTGAAAACTTCCAACGTTCCCAAAGCGGTATGGATGGCAGATGCAGCTTGTCTTACTCCAACAGAACGTAATCTGGCATTGTTATTCGATTATATTTTCACACAGAACATAGCTAATCTGATCTATTATCAGGGTTTATGGGGCAAGCATTCCAGTTATCTCCCATATGCTGCGGATACGGATCTCTATTATCCAAGACGTGTGGAGGACTGTTATCAGAGTGACGTACTCATTCTCGGCGATTTTCAAATCGATAGTGTGCTTTACACGTTGGCGTATTCAGACCTGCTTCAAGGCCTTAAGGTAATGATCGCCGGGCGTGGTTGGGACCCCCCCAGAAATTTCCTGGATATCACCCATAGTAAAGATATGTCCAGTTATTATAATGGAGCAAAAATCGTCATCAATTGCACTGGTTCTATGCAGCAGATTATGGAGGTCACCGCTTGCGGTGTATTTCAGTTAGTGGAGGATCATCCCCATCTTCATAATTACCGAATTGCAGAAGAAGATCTCATTCGTTTCCAGAACTTCAAAGAGCTCTCCGAAAGCTTTAAGCACTATTTTTCACATAGTGAAGAAAGGAGAATTTCTGCCTCTCGTGCTCTAAAGGAACTTAAATATAACCATTCTTATATCCAGCAAGGAAAGTTACTGCTGAGAAAAATATTCAAGGAACCATAG